One Thalassotalea hakodatensis DNA segment encodes these proteins:
- a CDS encoding ThuA domain-containing protein has translation MFKKLIIGFFVFLFIMAVSLFVYAKYWGMIPRHDYETVAPVIPKMSKPAVLIFNKTNGYIHHDALPAAQAMLANIARKHGWDIYTTDNGAIHNTNDLAQFKLIVWNNVSGDVLTIKQRQAFKQWLEQGGGWLGIHASGGDPSYQWQWYVDSLIGAQFIGHTMHPQFQNAKINVTDIQEPLTNHLPSAWLFPDEEWYAFDRNPRHTGHEILLTIDEGSYQTVGKSFLGNDQMVGEHPLVWRSTIGQGRAFYSAIGHQAKSYQIKEYVELIDKALVWLMGE, from the coding sequence ATGTTTAAAAAACTAATTATTGGCTTTTTTGTCTTTCTTTTTATTATGGCAGTTAGTCTTTTTGTGTATGCAAAATATTGGGGCATGATACCTCGTCATGATTATGAAACCGTTGCGCCAGTTATTCCTAAAATGTCAAAGCCTGCGGTACTTATTTTCAATAAAACTAACGGCTATATTCATCACGATGCACTACCTGCAGCACAAGCTATGCTAGCTAACATTGCTAGAAAACATGGCTGGGATATTTACACAACGGATAATGGGGCTATTCATAATACTAACGATTTAGCACAGTTTAAGTTAATTGTTTGGAATAATGTATCAGGTGATGTGCTTACCATTAAGCAAAGACAAGCTTTTAAACAATGGTTAGAACAAGGAGGCGGTTGGCTAGGAATTCATGCTTCGGGAGGAGACCCTTCGTATCAATGGCAATGGTATGTCGATAGCTTAATTGGCGCCCAATTTATTGGCCATACTATGCACCCACAATTTCAAAATGCAAAAATAAATGTAACTGATATACAAGAGCCACTAACAAACCACCTGCCGAGTGCATGGTTATTTCCTGATGAAGAATGGTATGCATTCGATCGCAACCCAAGACATACCGGCCATGAAATCTTATTAACAATTGACGAAGGCTCTTATCAAACGGTAGGTAAATCCTTCTTAGGCAATGACCAAATGGTTGGGGAGCATCCGCTTGTTTGGCGAAGCACAATCGGTCAAGGACGTGCATTTTATTCCGCCATAGGGCATCAAGCCAAAAGTTACCAAATTAAAGAATATGTTGAACTCATTGATAAGGCATTAGTTTGGTTGATGGGGGAATAA
- a CDS encoding SDR family NAD(P)-dependent oxidoreductase, with protein sequence MIKFQSINFKEKYGPWALVAGGALGLGECWCNELARRGLNIISIDRDPEALKKQESVLRNDFGIEVISIQADLSNENVIDVIKHRTGDIEVGLMVFSAAMTTDPAIVRPHLFHEGSLSYHQKLINLNISAVSDFSYHFGQLMKKRKKGGIVLISSGADGQGAPFNAHYGASKGYQTLLGEALWFELKPYNVDVIAAPLGMTNTTAMDKFQDKENLARLKPMDPTEVVIEIMQNLGKQPQIIPGRKNRIGQLIMKRFMGRESAIRAMANIFLDKFLIGEKQYDIYRK encoded by the coding sequence ATGATTAAATTTCAATCAATTAATTTTAAAGAAAAATATGGCCCTTGGGCTCTAGTTGCTGGCGGCGCCTTGGGTTTGGGGGAGTGTTGGTGTAATGAATTAGCGAGGCGTGGTCTTAATATTATTTCTATTGACCGTGATCCGGAAGCCTTAAAAAAGCAAGAATCTGTATTGCGAAATGACTTTGGTATTGAAGTGATATCAATCCAAGCCGATTTGTCTAATGAAAATGTTATTGATGTTATTAAACACAGAACAGGTGATATAGAGGTTGGTCTTATGGTATTTAGTGCTGCGATGACAACAGATCCTGCTATCGTAAGGCCTCATTTATTTCATGAAGGTAGTTTAAGTTACCACCAAAAGCTTATTAATCTAAATATTAGTGCGGTTAGTGACTTTTCCTATCATTTTGGTCAGTTAATGAAAAAAAGAAAAAAAGGCGGTATCGTATTAATTTCCTCCGGAGCTGATGGGCAAGGAGCGCCATTTAATGCGCATTATGGTGCATCAAAAGGGTATCAAACATTATTAGGGGAAGCCCTATGGTTTGAATTAAAACCTTACAATGTAGATGTTATCGCTGCTCCTTTGGGGATGACCAACACCACGGCAATGGATAAATTTCAAGATAAAGAAAATTTAGCTCGATTAAAGCCTATGGACCCAACTGAAGTTGTTATAGAGATAATGCAAAATTTGGGCAAACAGCCACAAATAATTCCAGGGAGAAAGAATAGAATAGGCCAATTAATCATGAAAAGATTCATGGGACGAGAGAGTGCAATTAGGGCGATGGCAAATATTTTTCTAGATAAGTTTCTTATCGGTGAAAAACAATATGATATTTATCGTAAGTAA
- a CDS encoding alpha/beta hydrolase, whose translation MKVSLKMIDKELRLAGFFVRPFCRPSLTMFKFVQKMCIKSRGKLIEGLHCEQKYIDRKNSQEKIRVCIYKPLNPSDKPLPVILYCHGGGYALTIPELASPQIKGLLDTRDCIVVAPDYRKSMEAPYPAALDDCYDTLKWIKNNTKELGARSDQIMVVGHSAGGGLTAAVTLLARDKKEVNIAFQMPVCPMIDDRMLGDSAIDNNAPMWNSKLNAFGWDLYLKGLKDNNQEIPEYAAPARATDYTNLPPTATYVGDIEPFRDETIAYVANLRAAGVPTEFKLYKGGYHGFDAIVPKAKISQQAIEFIHGEFSYAVDNYFAKQ comes from the coding sequence ATGAAAGTTAGTTTAAAGATGATCGACAAAGAGTTGCGTTTAGCCGGTTTTTTTGTACGTCCGTTTTGTCGTCCTTCGTTAACGATGTTTAAATTTGTACAGAAGATGTGTATTAAATCTAGAGGGAAACTGATTGAAGGTTTGCACTGTGAACAGAAGTACATAGATAGAAAAAATAGCCAAGAAAAGATACGCGTTTGTATTTACAAACCCTTAAATCCTAGTGATAAACCATTACCGGTTATACTCTATTGTCATGGTGGAGGGTACGCATTAACCATACCTGAATTAGCCTCACCTCAAATAAAAGGTCTTCTTGATACACGAGATTGTATAGTAGTTGCACCTGATTACAGAAAGTCAATGGAAGCCCCTTACCCAGCTGCTTTGGATGATTGCTATGATACGTTAAAGTGGATTAAAAATAATACTAAGGAATTGGGGGCGAGAAGTGATCAAATCATGGTGGTAGGACACAGTGCTGGTGGTGGTCTAACTGCAGCAGTAACGCTACTAGCCAGAGATAAAAAAGAAGTGAATATTGCTTTTCAAATGCCTGTTTGTCCAATGATTGACGATCGCATGTTAGGAGACTCTGCAATTGATAACAACGCACCAATGTGGAATTCAAAACTTAATGCATTTGGTTGGGATTTATACCTAAAAGGCTTAAAAGATAATAACCAAGAAATACCTGAATATGCTGCACCTGCCCGAGCAACAGACTATACAAACTTACCCCCAACAGCAACTTATGTTGGTGACATAGAGCCTTTTAGAGATGAAACAATAGCTTATGTTGCAAATTTAAGAGCGGCTGGTGTCCCCACTGAGTTCAAATTATATAAAGGGGGCTATCATGGCTTTGATGCCATTGTACCTAAAGCTAAAATAAGTCAGCAAGCGATTGAATTTATTCATGGTGAATTCAGTTATGCTGTTGATAACTATTTTGCCAAGCAATGA